The Ignavibacteriota bacterium genome has a segment encoding these proteins:
- a CDS encoding DUF1508 domain-containing protein: MKFEIFKDKFNFWYWRFVNFDNEIIAYSSKGFENIKDCKSSIKLIKVFAFGADIVKVKIV, translated from the coding sequence ATGAAATTTGAAATTTTTAAAGATAAATTTAATTTCTGGTATTGGCGTTTCGTAAATTTCGATAATGAAATTATCGCGTATTCTTCAAAAGGTTTTGAGAATATTAAAGATTGCAAAAGCTCCATTAAATTAATAAAAGTATTCGCGTTCGGCGCTGATATTGTGAAAGTAAAAATAGTTTAG